One window of Kosakonia cowanii JCM 10956 = DSM 18146 genomic DNA carries:
- the murG gene encoding undecaprenyldiphospho-muramoylpentapeptide beta-N-acetylglucosaminyltransferase produces MSGQPKRLMVMAGGTGGHVFPGLAVAHHLMDQGWQVRWLGTADRMEADLVPKHGIDIDFIRISGLRGKGLKALLLAPVRIFNAWRQARDIMKRFKPDVVLGMGGYVSGPGGLAAWSLGIPVVLHEQNGIAGLTNKWLAKIATKVMQAFPGAFPQAEVVGNPVRVDVLALPLPQMRLPGREGPIRVLVVGGSQGARVLNQTMPQVAAKLGPAITIWHQSGKGAQQDVEQAYATAGQAQHKVTEFIDDMAKAYAWADVVVCRSGALTVSEIAAAGLPALFVPFQHKDRQQYWNALPLEKVGAAKILEQPQFTVDAVAATLAGWDREALREMAERARAAAIPDATERVAHEVSLAAQG; encoded by the coding sequence ATGAGTGGTCAACCTAAGCGGTTAATGGTGATGGCAGGCGGAACCGGCGGGCATGTTTTCCCCGGTCTCGCCGTGGCGCACCATTTGATGGATCAGGGCTGGCAAGTACGCTGGCTCGGAACCGCCGATCGTATGGAGGCTGACCTGGTGCCGAAGCATGGCATTGATATCGACTTCATCCGCATCTCTGGCCTGCGCGGCAAAGGGTTGAAAGCGTTGCTGCTCGCGCCGGTGCGTATCTTTAATGCCTGGCGTCAGGCGCGCGACATTATGAAGCGCTTCAAGCCGGACGTGGTGCTGGGCATGGGCGGGTATGTTTCCGGCCCCGGTGGTCTTGCCGCCTGGTCGCTCGGTATTCCGGTTGTCCTGCATGAGCAGAACGGTATTGCCGGTTTGACCAACAAGTGGCTGGCGAAGATCGCCACCAAAGTGATGCAGGCGTTTCCCGGCGCATTTCCGCAAGCGGAAGTGGTGGGGAACCCGGTGCGCGTCGATGTGCTGGCGCTGCCCCTGCCGCAGATGCGCCTGCCGGGCCGCGAAGGACCCATTCGCGTGCTGGTGGTTGGCGGCTCGCAGGGCGCGCGCGTGCTGAACCAGACCATGCCGCAGGTGGCGGCTAAACTGGGCCCGGCGATCACCATCTGGCATCAGAGCGGGAAAGGCGCGCAGCAGGATGTCGAGCAGGCATATGCCACTGCGGGTCAGGCGCAGCATAAAGTTACTGAATTTATTGACGATATGGCTAAAGCCTATGCGTGGGCGGATGTGGTCGTTTGCCGCTCCGGCGCGCTGACGGTGAGCGAAATCGCCGCTGCCGGTCTGCCGGCGCTGTTTGTGCCGTTTCAGCACAAAGACAGACAGCAGTACTGGAATGCCCTGCCGCTGGAGAAAGTGGGCGCGGCGAAGATCCTCGAACAGCCGCAGTTTACCGTTGATGCCGTGGCAGCAACGCTTGCGGGCTGGGATCGTGAAGCATTAAGAGAGATGGCGGAACGCGCACGCGCGGCAGCTATCCCCGACGCCACCGAGCGGGTGGCGCATGAAGTGAGCCTTGCGGCTCAAGGGTAA
- the murC gene encoding UDP-N-acetylmuramate--L-alanine ligase: MNTQELAKLRLIVPEMRRVRHIHFVGIGGAGMGGIAEVLANEGYQISGSDLAPNPVTQQLTSLGATIYFNHRPENVLDASVVVVSSAISADNPEIVAAQEARIPVIRRAEMLAELMRFRHGIAIAGTHGKTTTTAMVSSIYAEAGLDPTFVNGGLVKAAGVHARLGHSRYLIAEADESDASFLHLQPMVAIVTNIEADHMDTYQGDFENLKTTFINFLHNLPFYGRAVMCVDDPVIRELLPRVGRQITTYGFSDDADVRVEEYRQQGPQGHFTLVRQDKPALRVTLNAPGRHNALNAAAAVAVATEEGIDDEAILRALESFQGTGRRFDFLGEFPLEAVNGNSGSAMLVDDYGHHPTEVDATIKAARAGWPDKNLVMIFQPHRYTRTRDLYDDFANVLTQVDKLLMLEVYAAGETAIPGADSRSLCRTIRGRGKIDPILVSDPDQVAAMLAPVLTGNDLILIQGAGNIGKIARSLAQCKLVPQSEEVQRG; the protein is encoded by the coding sequence ATGAATACACAAGAACTTGCGAAACTGCGTTTAATCGTGCCTGAGATGCGTCGCGTCCGGCACATTCACTTCGTTGGCATCGGCGGTGCTGGCATGGGCGGTATTGCCGAAGTGCTGGCCAACGAAGGCTACCAGATTAGCGGTTCTGATTTAGCGCCAAACCCGGTGACGCAGCAGCTGACGTCCCTTGGCGCCACCATCTACTTCAACCATCGCCCGGAAAATGTGCTCGATGCGAGTGTTGTTGTGGTCTCCAGCGCCATCTCTGCCGATAACCCAGAGATTGTTGCCGCACAGGAAGCGCGTATCCCGGTGATCCGCCGCGCGGAGATGCTGGCTGAATTAATGCGTTTTCGTCACGGCATCGCTATCGCCGGGACGCACGGAAAAACGACCACCACCGCCATGGTCTCCAGCATCTACGCAGAAGCGGGTCTGGATCCGACCTTCGTTAACGGCGGGCTGGTAAAAGCGGCCGGGGTGCATGCGCGCCTGGGCCATAGCCGTTATCTGATTGCCGAAGCGGATGAGAGCGACGCCTCCTTCCTGCACCTGCAACCGATGGTGGCGATTGTGACCAATATCGAAGCCGACCATATGGATACGTACCAGGGCGACTTCGAGAATTTGAAAACGACCTTTATCAACTTCCTGCACAACCTGCCGTTTTATGGCCGTGCGGTGATGTGTGTTGATGACCCGGTGATCCGCGAGCTGCTGCCGCGCGTCGGGCGTCAAATTACCACCTATGGATTTAGCGACGACGCCGATGTGCGCGTTGAAGAGTACCGCCAGCAGGGTCCGCAGGGCCACTTTACGCTGGTACGCCAGGATAAACCGGCGCTGCGCGTAACGCTCAATGCGCCGGGTCGCCACAATGCGCTTAATGCCGCAGCGGCGGTGGCCGTGGCGACAGAAGAGGGGATTGACGACGAGGCGATTCTGCGCGCGCTGGAGAGCTTCCAGGGCACCGGGCGCCGCTTTGATTTCCTCGGCGAGTTTCCGCTGGAAGCGGTGAATGGCAACAGCGGCAGCGCGATGCTGGTTGATGATTACGGCCACCATCCAACGGAAGTGGACGCGACGATCAAAGCCGCGCGCGCCGGCTGGCCGGATAAAAATCTGGTGATGATTTTCCAGCCGCACCGCTATACGCGTACCCGCGATCTCTATGACGATTTCGCCAACGTGCTGACGCAGGTGGATAAGCTGCTGATGCTGGAAGTTTACGCCGCGGGCGAAACGGCGATCCCGGGTGCTGACAGCCGTTCGCTGTGCCGCACGATCCGCGGTCGCGGCAAGATCGACCCGATCCTGGTCTCCGATCCGGATCAGGTAGCAGCGATGCTGGCCCCGGTGCTGACCGGTAACGATCTGATCCTGATTCAGGGCGCAGGTAATATCGGCAAGATCGCCCGCAGCCTCGCGCAGTGCAAACTGGTGCCGCAGAGCGAGGAGGTGCAGCGTGGCTGA